One Vallitalea pronyensis genomic region harbors:
- the dnaJ gene encoding molecular chaperone DnaJ encodes MAEKRDYYEVLGLDRNATDADIKKAYRKLAKMYHPDMNPGDDSVEHKFKEATEAYEVLSDSAKRGQYDQFGHAAFQNGGGGAGFGGFDFSDVGDIFGDIFGDFFGGGGSRRRNPNAPTRGASLKTSVTLEFEEAVFGVEKEIELTTSESCEDCSGTGAKKGTHPETCSHCNGSGQVRYNQQTMFGNITSVKTCHTCNGTGKVIKEKCHACRGTGFVKKRKTISIKVPAGIDNGQSIRVTGKGEPGTNGGPRGDLLVTVYVKAHEFFERDGMDIFYTLPITYAQAVLGAELEVPTLDGKVSYEIKEGTQTHTRFRLKGKGVPSLRHNKSRGDQYVTVVVDVPKKLNDKQRQLLKDFADTFSDHAHLKEGKKKKWYDKVKDAFE; translated from the coding sequence TTGGCAGAAAAGAGAGATTATTATGAGGTCTTAGGACTAGACCGTAATGCTACAGACGCTGATATTAAGAAAGCATACCGTAAGTTAGCAAAGATGTATCACCCAGACATGAACCCTGGTGATGATTCTGTTGAGCATAAATTCAAAGAAGCAACAGAAGCATATGAGGTACTCAGTGATTCAGCTAAGCGGGGGCAGTACGATCAATTTGGTCATGCTGCATTTCAAAACGGCGGTGGAGGTGCTGGTTTTGGTGGCTTTGATTTTTCAGATGTTGGCGATATATTTGGTGATATATTTGGTGACTTTTTTGGCGGTGGGGGCAGTCGAAGGCGGAACCCTAATGCACCAACAAGAGGAGCCAGCCTGAAGACATCTGTTACACTAGAATTTGAAGAAGCAGTATTTGGTGTGGAAAAAGAGATAGAATTAACGACATCTGAATCATGTGAAGATTGTTCGGGCACAGGCGCTAAAAAAGGAACCCATCCAGAAACATGTTCTCACTGTAATGGATCGGGTCAAGTCAGATATAATCAACAGACCATGTTTGGTAACATTACAAGTGTAAAGACATGTCATACATGTAATGGAACGGGTAAAGTGATAAAAGAAAAATGTCATGCATGTCGTGGAACAGGCTTTGTAAAGAAACGTAAAACCATTTCAATAAAAGTCCCTGCTGGGATCGACAATGGGCAGAGCATTCGTGTAACAGGAAAAGGTGAACCAGGTACCAACGGTGGTCCACGTGGTGATCTACTGGTAACAGTATATGTAAAAGCCCATGAGTTTTTTGAGAGAGACGGTATGGATATATTCTATACGTTACCCATTACGTATGCTCAAGCTGTACTTGGGGCAGAATTAGAAGTACCTACCCTTGATGGCAAGGTATCTTATGAAATTAAAGAAGGTACCCAAACACATACACGTTTCCGACTAAAAGGTAAGGGTGTACCAAGTCTTCGCCATAATAAATCACGTGGGGACCAATATGTGACAGTTGTTGTGGATGTACCAAAGAAACTGAATGATAAACAAAGACAATTATTAAAGGATTTTGCAGATACATTCAGTGACCATGCACATCTTAAAGAAGGAAAGAAAAAAAAGTGGTATGATAAAGTGAAGGATGCTTTTGAATAG
- a CDS encoding 16S rRNA (uracil(1498)-N(3))-methyltransferase, whose protein sequence is MHRFFVNPSQIEESCIRIVGNDVNHIKNVLRMHKNDEIIICDGHGSNYYCIINDIESDRILVDIKSKELSDAELKSKIYLFQGLPKQEKMALIIQKAVELGVHEIIPVMTSRSVVKINKQNAAKKLARWNKISESAAKQSGRGIIPMVNDVMNYDEALVYAQRMDTTIVPYENADNINKTKTLLNSLDMKRIGVFIGPEGGFSLDEVDKAKQQGANIITLGKRILRTETAGLAILSLLMFQLEEE, encoded by the coding sequence ATGCATCGTTTTTTTGTTAATCCCAGCCAAATTGAAGAGAGCTGCATTAGAATTGTTGGAAATGACGTTAATCATATAAAAAATGTACTGCGTATGCATAAAAACGATGAAATTATAATTTGTGATGGACATGGGTCTAACTATTATTGTATAATTAATGATATTGAAAGTGATCGTATTCTGGTAGATATTAAGTCTAAAGAGTTATCAGATGCAGAACTAAAAAGTAAGATTTATCTTTTTCAAGGTTTACCCAAGCAAGAAAAAATGGCACTGATTATTCAAAAGGCAGTGGAGTTGGGTGTACACGAAATTATACCTGTAATGACATCAAGAAGTGTCGTGAAGATAAACAAGCAAAACGCTGCTAAGAAATTAGCAAGATGGAATAAAATATCCGAATCCGCTGCAAAACAGTCTGGACGAGGTATTATTCCAATGGTTAATGATGTAATGAATTATGATGAAGCATTAGTCTATGCACAGAGAATGGACACAACTATTGTTCCTTATGAAAATGCAGATAATATTAACAAAACAAAAACCTTATTAAATAGCTTAGACATGAAGAGGATAGGCGTATTTATAGGTCCAGAGGGAGGATTTAGTCTTGATGAAGTAGATAAGGCTAAGCAACAAGGTGCTAATATTATAACATTAGGTAAGAGGATACTTAGAACGGAAACAGCTGGGCTAGCAATATTGTCTTTACTAATGTTTCAACTTGAGGAGGAATAG
- the hrcA gene encoding heat-inducible transcriptional repressor HrcA, producing MLTKRNNWQRIKKDGDINKADYKVVDVLELNDRKLKILQAIILDYLETAEPVGSRTISKNYDLGVSPATIRNEMSDLEELGFILQPHTSAGRIPSDKGYRLYVDELMHLHQNQVEHGFYIEQLLQRVDRIESLLKNIAKMLASETSYATIVSSPQIKRAKIKNIQLIAIQERQLLAVIVTDGNIIKNYMIHLTEPIHQTILNRLTFVLNEHLYGLTLEQINLPLIQQLKDFAGENADVINKVLDAIFDTIQSVDDTDVYTSGATNILRFPEFNDIDKATNLMHQLEEKQVLKQIIRQGLEDQKVNIKVTIGCENKLDEMKDCSLVTTTYKLGGEDIGFIGIIGPKRMDYENAISTLSSLMTKMDKIINKLK from the coding sequence GTGCTAACAAAAAGAAATAACTGGCAAAGAATAAAAAAGGATGGAGATATTAACAAAGCTGATTATAAGGTGGTGGACGTATTGGAATTGAATGATAGAAAGCTTAAGATTTTGCAGGCCATCATATTGGATTACTTAGAAACAGCAGAACCGGTTGGTTCCAGAACAATTTCTAAGAATTATGACTTGGGTGTGAGTCCAGCAACGATTCGTAATGAGATGTCAGACCTTGAAGAATTGGGTTTCATTCTTCAGCCTCATACGTCAGCAGGTCGTATTCCATCAGATAAAGGTTATCGTTTGTATGTGGATGAGTTAATGCATTTACATCAGAACCAGGTTGAACATGGTTTCTATATTGAACAATTATTACAACGGGTAGACCGTATCGAATCTTTACTTAAAAACATCGCCAAGATGTTAGCAAGTGAAACCAGTTATGCAACCATTGTCTCTTCGCCTCAGATTAAGAGAGCAAAGATCAAGAATATACAGCTCATCGCTATTCAAGAGAGACAATTATTAGCAGTTATTGTTACAGATGGAAATATCATTAAGAATTACATGATCCATCTAACGGAACCTATTCACCAAACGATACTGAATCGCTTAACATTTGTACTTAATGAGCATCTCTATGGCTTAACATTAGAGCAAATTAATTTGCCGCTTATTCAACAATTAAAAGATTTTGCAGGTGAAAATGCAGATGTGATTAATAAGGTGTTAGATGCCATATTTGATACCATTCAATCGGTTGATGATACAGATGTATATACGTCTGGTGCAACCAATATTTTGCGGTTTCCTGAATTTAATGATATTGACAAAGCAACGAACTTGATGCATCAATTAGAAGAAAAACAAGTGTTAAAGCAAATTATCCGTCAAGGGCTAGAGGACCAAAAGGTAAACATTAAAGTAACCATTGGTTGTGAAAATAAGCTTGATGAAATGAAAGACTGTAGTCTGGTTACAACAACTTATAAACTTGGAGGCGAAGATATTGGATTTATCGGTATCATTGGTCCCAAAAGAATGGATTATGAAAATGCCATATCTACCCTGTCAAGCTTAATGACAAAGATGGATAAAATAATAAACAAACTGAAATAA
- the hemW gene encoding radical SAM family heme chaperone HemW, producing MKALSLYVHIPFCKSKCHYCDFLSFERHEGDRGRYVDALVGEIEAYGACTKDYEVKSVFIGGGTPSILVSKDLKRILAAIHKYFCLADDAEISIEANPGTLTWEKVLVLKEAGVNRVSLGLQSCENHLLKKLGRIHTWEEFLESYGLIRQAGIDNVNVDLMFGLPNQSLEEVEQDIKKVVELQPEHVSCYGLIIEEDTVFYKLYEKGALSTHDEEVERQMYWRIHDILEAYGYVHYEISNYAKEGKACYHNNVYWIGKPYIGMGLGASSYFEGYRYQNTRHMESYLAMDGDIEAIQEDKQFIDKKMTVEEFMFLGLRLLEGISKRDFVLRFGETIDVYYGPIIATLAGQGLMEEDGDRWRLTRQGVDVSNHVLSHFIFE from the coding sequence ATGAAGGCATTAAGTTTGTATGTGCATATACCTTTTTGCAAGAGCAAGTGTCATTATTGTGATTTTTTGTCTTTTGAGAGGCATGAAGGGGATAGGGGCAGGTATGTGGATGCTTTAGTTGGTGAGATAGAGGCTTATGGGGCTTGTACGAAGGATTATGAGGTTAAGAGTGTGTTTATAGGGGGTGGGACACCGTCTATTTTGGTGAGCAAAGATTTAAAGCGAATCTTGGCTGCTATCCATAAGTATTTTTGTTTAGCGGATGATGCGGAGATTAGCATTGAGGCGAATCCGGGTACTTTAACATGGGAGAAGGTTTTGGTGTTGAAGGAGGCTGGAGTGAATCGGGTTAGCCTTGGGTTGCAGTCTTGTGAGAATCATTTGCTTAAGAAGCTTGGAAGGATTCATACGTGGGAAGAGTTTTTGGAGAGTTATGGATTGATTAGACAGGCAGGGATTGACAATGTGAATGTGGATCTGATGTTTGGTTTGCCTAATCAGAGTTTGGAAGAAGTGGAACAGGATATTAAGAAGGTTGTGGAGCTGCAACCGGAGCATGTATCTTGTTATGGTTTGATTATAGAAGAAGATACTGTTTTTTATAAGTTATATGAAAAGGGAGCATTATCGACTCATGATGAGGAGGTAGAGCGGCAGATGTATTGGCGGATTCATGACATTCTTGAAGCATATGGGTATGTGCATTATGAGATTTCCAATTATGCGAAAGAAGGTAAGGCTTGTTACCATAATAACGTCTATTGGATAGGGAAACCTTATATTGGTATGGGACTTGGAGCTTCTTCGTATTTTGAGGGCTATCGCTATCAAAATACACGTCATATGGAGAGCTATTTGGCAATGGATGGGGATATAGAAGCTATACAGGAAGATAAGCAGTTTATAGATAAGAAAATGACTGTTGAAGAGTTTATGTTTTTAGGTTTGCGTTTATTAGAGGGTATCAGTAAACGTGATTTTGTGTTGCGTTTTGGTGAGACGATAGATGTTTATTATGGTCCTATCATTGCAACGCTAGCGGGTCAAGGTTTAATGGAAGAAGATGGGGATAGGTGGAGGCTTACAAGGCAAGGTGTTGATGTGAGTAATCATGTGCTTTCTCATTTTATATTTGAATAA
- a CDS encoding response regulator — translation MAFRVLIVDDAIFMRTVLKKMLADENFDICGEANNGKEAIVKAKELQPDVITLDITMPEMDGVTALPEILKASPGSKVIMCSAMGQQPMVIEAIKNGAKDFIVKPFQKSRVVQAIENVMKK, via the coding sequence ATGGCATTTCGAGTTTTAATTGTTGATGATGCAATTTTTATGCGAACGGTTCTAAAAAAAATGCTGGCAGACGAGAATTTTGATATTTGTGGTGAGGCGAATAATGGAAAAGAAGCCATAGTGAAAGCGAAAGAACTTCAACCAGACGTCATAACACTGGATATTACAATGCCTGAGATGGATGGGGTTACGGCTCTTCCAGAGATATTAAAGGCCAGCCCAGGTTCAAAAGTTATTATGTGTTCGGCTATGGGACAACAACCGATGGTCATAGAAGCTATTAAAAATGGTGCAAAAGATTTTATTGTTAAGCCATTTCAGAAATCAAGAGTTGTACAAGCCATTGAAAATGTAATGAAAAAATAA
- the dnaK gene encoding molecular chaperone DnaK, with amino-acid sequence MGKIIGIDLGTTNSCVAVMEGGKPVVIANAEGVRTTPSVVAFTKNGERLVGEPAKRQAITNPDNTVASIKRHMGTDFRVNIDNKKYSPQEISAMTLQKLKADAESYLGEKVTEAVITVPAYFTDSQRQATKDAGKIAGLEVKRIINEPTAAALAYGLDNEHEQKIMVYDLGGGTFDVSIIEIGDGVIEVLATSGNNKLGGDDFDERVMNHLIKEFKNVEGIDLTNDKMAVQRLKEAAEKAKKELSTATTTNINLPFITATQEGPKHLDITLTRAKFDELTNDLVQSTMGPVNTALKDSGLSASELDKILLVGGSTRTLSVQEAVSKLTGKEPFKGINPDECVAIGASIQGGKLSGEAGAGDILLLDVTPLSLGIETLGGVATKLIERNTTIPTKKSQVFSTAADNQPAVDVHIVQGEREFAKDNKTLGRFQLDGIPPAPRGVPQIEVTFDIDANGIVNVSAKDLGTGKTQHITITASTNLTDAEIDKAVNEAESFEAEDKKRKEAIGVRNEADSLVFQTEKTINELGDKVDAAEKEKVEAEVAKLKEILGKSTIENMTDDNVEEIKVAKEALMTVFQELSAKLYQQAGAAGAAPGGEGGPTPEPEQQSNNDDDVVDADFKEV; translated from the coding sequence ATGGGTAAAATTATTGGAATTGACTTAGGTACAACAAATTCATGTGTTGCCGTTATGGAAGGTGGTAAACCAGTCGTAATCGCTAATGCAGAAGGTGTTCGAACAACACCATCCGTTGTTGCATTTACTAAAAATGGTGAGAGACTTGTAGGGGAGCCTGCTAAGCGTCAAGCAATTACGAATCCAGATAATACAGTAGCTTCCATCAAAAGACATATGGGTACTGATTTTAGGGTTAATATTGATAATAAAAAATATTCACCTCAAGAAATTTCTGCTATGACATTGCAAAAATTAAAAGCAGATGCAGAAAGTTACCTTGGAGAAAAAGTAACAGAAGCAGTTATTACTGTACCTGCTTACTTTACAGATAGCCAAAGACAGGCAACAAAAGATGCAGGTAAGATTGCAGGTCTTGAAGTAAAGCGTATTATCAATGAGCCAACAGCAGCAGCACTTGCATATGGTCTTGATAATGAACATGAGCAAAAAATCATGGTATATGACCTTGGTGGTGGAACATTTGATGTTTCCATTATTGAAATTGGCGATGGCGTTATTGAAGTATTAGCAACAAGCGGTAATAACAAGCTTGGTGGTGATGATTTCGATGAGCGTGTCATGAACCATTTAATTAAAGAATTCAAGAATGTTGAAGGAATTGATTTAACTAACGATAAAATGGCTGTTCAACGATTAAAAGAAGCTGCTGAAAAAGCTAAAAAAGAATTATCAACAGCGACAACAACGAACATTAATCTTCCATTTATCACAGCTACACAAGAAGGACCTAAGCATCTTGATATTACGTTAACAAGAGCAAAGTTTGATGAATTAACCAATGACCTTGTACAAAGTACAATGGGTCCAGTGAATACAGCATTAAAAGATTCAGGTTTATCAGCAAGTGAACTTGATAAAATATTATTAGTTGGTGGTTCTACGCGTACGCTATCTGTACAAGAAGCCGTATCAAAATTAACAGGTAAAGAGCCATTCAAAGGTATTAACCCAGATGAATGTGTTGCTATTGGTGCTTCCATTCAAGGCGGTAAATTATCAGGTGAAGCAGGTGCTGGTGACATCCTATTATTGGACGTTACACCACTATCACTTGGTATTGAAACTTTAGGTGGGGTAGCTACGAAGCTTATTGAAAGAAATACGACAATCCCAACTAAGAAGAGCCAAGTATTCTCAACAGCTGCTGATAATCAGCCTGCCGTTGACGTACACATTGTTCAAGGGGAGAGAGAGTTTGCAAAAGATAACAAAACCCTTGGAAGGTTCCAATTAGACGGTATTCCACCAGCACCAAGAGGTGTTCCTCAAATTGAAGTAACATTTGATATTGATGCCAATGGTATTGTTAACGTATCAGCAAAAGACCTTGGAACAGGTAAGACACAACACATTACCATCACAGCAAGTACAAATTTAACAGATGCTGAAATCGACAAAGCTGTTAATGAAGCTGAAAGTTTTGAAGCAGAAGATAAAAAACGTAAAGAAGCCATAGGTGTACGTAATGAAGCCGATTCACTTGTATTCCAAACAGAAAAAACAATCAATGAATTAGGCGATAAAGTGGATGCAGCTGAAAAAGAAAAAGTAGAAGCAGAAGTTGCCAAGTTAAAAGAAATTCTTGGAAAATCCACAATTGAAAACATGACAGATGACAATGTAGAAGAAATTAAAGTGGCAAAAGAAGCCCTTATGACAGTATTCCAAGAGTTGTCAGCTAAGTTATATCAACAAGCAGGTGCTGCTGGTGCTGCACCAGGTGGAGAAGGTGGACCAACACCTGAACCCGAACAACAATCAAATAATGATGATGATGTGGTTGACGCAGACTTCAAAGAAGTGTAA
- the grpE gene encoding nucleotide exchange factor GrpE: MANKDKISEELQKEELQAEEQVLEEEVVVVEEESCEESSEDMQKDSPNKLVKEYMDRLQRTMAEFDNFRKRTIKEKSQMYENGAKETVEKLLPIVDNFERALSSVSEEEKDLPFTQGVEMIFKQLLGALNELGVEPIEATGQAFDPNLHHAVTHAEDENFGENTVAEEFQKGYMYKDAVLRHSMVKVVN, from the coding sequence GTGGCAAACAAGGATAAAATAAGTGAAGAGCTACAAAAGGAAGAGTTGCAAGCTGAAGAACAAGTGTTGGAAGAGGAAGTAGTTGTAGTAGAAGAAGAATCTTGTGAAGAATCTTCGGAAGACATGCAAAAGGATAGTCCAAATAAGCTTGTAAAAGAGTATATGGATAGACTGCAGCGTACAATGGCTGAATTTGATAATTTCAGAAAGCGAACCATTAAAGAAAAATCCCAAATGTATGAAAATGGTGCAAAAGAAACAGTGGAAAAATTATTACCTATTGTTGATAATTTTGAGAGAGCACTGAGTAGTGTATCGGAAGAAGAGAAAGACTTACCTTTTACCCAAGGTGTAGAAATGATTTTTAAGCAACTTTTAGGAGCCCTTAATGAATTAGGGGTAGAGCCTATTGAAGCAACAGGTCAAGCATTTGATCCGAATTTACATCATGCTGTCACCCATGCTGAAGATGAGAACTTCGGTGAAAACACCGTTGCAGAAGAGTTCCAAAAAGGGTATATGTACAAAGATGCCGTACTTAGACATAGTATGGTTAAAGTTGTTAATTAG
- a CDS encoding cysteine desulfurase family protein produces MEVYLDNGATTKTFDEVVEIMCNVLKEDYGNPSSLHQKGIDAENHIIKSKEIIAKILKVNDKEVYFTSGGTEANNLAILGIADAYKRSGKHIITTSLEHSSVKNTMLYLGDHEYALTILPVDQYGQVNLKVLQDTIREDTILVSMMYVNNELGTIIPVDKIGALIKNKNQETIFHVDAIQAFGKMVIYPKKWQIDLLSISGHKFHGPKGIGALYINDRIKINPISYGGNQQKGMRNGTENVPGIAAIGCAASMMYDQLEAHRTYLYELKSYLAKLLLEEIEGIQINGMPVLEGAPHILSVRIKGVRGEVLLHSLEEKNIYVSTGSACSSNKPSKTGPLQAIGLTNEEALSTVRFGLSVMNTKDELDICVKELKVMIPMLRKFVRH; encoded by the coding sequence ATGGAAGTATATTTAGATAATGGTGCTACGACCAAAACTTTCGATGAAGTAGTAGAAATCATGTGTAACGTTTTAAAAGAGGATTATGGTAATCCATCTTCTTTGCATCAAAAGGGTATAGATGCTGAGAATCATATTATTAAATCCAAAGAAATAATAGCCAAGATTTTGAAGGTAAATGATAAAGAAGTCTACTTTACTTCTGGAGGAACTGAAGCCAACAACTTAGCCATTTTAGGCATTGCAGATGCATATAAACGGTCAGGTAAACATATCATTACCACATCGTTGGAACATTCCTCTGTTAAGAATACCATGTTATATTTGGGGGATCATGAATATGCGTTAACCATATTGCCAGTAGATCAGTACGGACAAGTTAACTTAAAGGTGTTACAAGATACCATACGTGAGGATACTATATTGGTATCCATGATGTATGTCAATAACGAATTGGGTACGATTATACCTGTGGATAAGATAGGTGCTCTTATTAAGAATAAAAACCAAGAGACCATCTTTCATGTTGATGCCATTCAGGCTTTTGGCAAGATGGTTATATATCCCAAAAAATGGCAGATTGATCTACTTAGTATAAGTGGTCACAAGTTTCATGGACCAAAAGGTATTGGTGCACTCTATATTAATGACCGTATTAAGATTAATCCTATTTCCTATGGTGGTAATCAACAAAAAGGGATGCGTAATGGCACAGAGAATGTGCCTGGTATTGCAGCAATTGGGTGTGCTGCTAGTATGATGTATGATCAGCTAGAAGCCCATAGAACGTATTTATATGAACTTAAAAGTTATTTAGCTAAGCTACTATTAGAAGAAATAGAAGGCATTCAGATTAATGGTATGCCTGTTCTAGAAGGAGCCCCCCATATTCTTAGTGTACGTATAAAAGGTGTACGAGGAGAGGTACTCTTGCATAGCCTGGAAGAAAAAAATATCTATGTATCAACAGGTTCTGCATGTTCATCCAACAAACCTTCAAAGACAGGACCTTTGCAAGCCATTGGCTTAACCAATGAGGAAGCACTATCCACCGTAAGATTTGGATTAAGCGTCATGAATACAAAAGATGAATTGGATATTTGCGTTAAAGAACTTAAGGTGATGATACCTATGTTAAGAAAGTTTGTAAGACATTAA
- the prmA gene encoding 50S ribosomal protein L11 methyltransferase, with protein sequence MKWTACKIDIHREAIEAVTYMLTEQGIQGFEVMDGTLSTMDMEEMFTDYVEEGILQEDQEAYVRFYVSEEEDVQEILQILAKKLHDLRQFVQVGSGNIETETVDDEEWYDNWKQHYKPFRIADHVVIKPTWEVCETITDEDIVVEIDPGMAFGSGTHETTSMCIALIHNNIKPDDVLLDVGCGSGILGITAAKLGAQNVVCIDLDKNAVKAAKDNIIQNHVDATVKVLHGNLLEMSDIKAHIIVANIMADVIIFLSQSVGNHLLPGGLFIASGIILDKIDEVIEALETNGFTILEVERMGEWSAIVAKPHHNMGQ encoded by the coding sequence TTGAAATGGACAGCATGTAAAATAGATATCCATCGTGAAGCCATAGAAGCCGTTACCTATATGCTAACAGAACAAGGTATACAGGGCTTTGAAGTGATGGATGGCACATTATCAACGATGGATATGGAAGAGATGTTTACGGATTATGTGGAAGAGGGGATTCTCCAAGAAGATCAAGAAGCATATGTTCGCTTCTACGTATCCGAAGAAGAGGATGTTCAAGAGATTCTTCAAATATTAGCTAAGAAATTACACGATCTCAGACAATTTGTGCAAGTAGGCTCAGGTAATATTGAAACAGAGACTGTAGATGATGAAGAGTGGTACGATAATTGGAAACAACACTACAAACCTTTTCGTATCGCGGATCATGTTGTCATTAAACCTACATGGGAAGTGTGCGAAACCATAACCGATGAAGACATTGTGGTGGAGATTGATCCAGGTATGGCTTTTGGATCTGGGACGCATGAAACAACATCCATGTGTATTGCCTTAATTCATAACAATATAAAGCCAGATGATGTCCTGCTGGATGTGGGATGTGGTAGTGGCATACTGGGTATTACAGCAGCTAAATTAGGGGCACAAAACGTTGTATGTATTGATTTAGATAAAAATGCAGTAAAAGCAGCAAAGGATAATATCATCCAAAATCATGTGGACGCAACAGTGAAGGTTTTGCATGGTAACTTACTGGAGATGTCAGATATAAAAGCCCATATCATTGTAGCTAACATTATGGCTGACGTGATTATCTTTTTATCACAATCAGTGGGTAATCATCTATTGCCAGGTGGTTTATTTATCGCTTCTGGCATTATTCTAGACAAAATAGATGAAGTGATTGAAGCACTTGAAACCAACGGTTTTACCATCTTGGAAGTAGAGCGTATGGGTGAATGGTCAGCCATTGTCGCAAAACCTCATCATAATATGGGCCAATAA